One region of Sulfuricurvum sp. IAE1 genomic DNA includes:
- a CDS encoding sulfate/molybdate ABC transporter ATP-binding protein — protein MILINITKHLNTAEGPMEAVFNLSIGSGEFLTLFGPSGAGKTTLMRCIAGLETPDTGRIEVAGETWFDSDRKINLPPQKRSVGFVFQDYALFPTMSVRENLLFAAETAEQKKGVDELITLVELENLAARRPDTLSGGQKQRVALARALVRRPKILLLDEPLSALDPAMRAKLQNELSLIHERMGVSTLLVSHDIAETVRLSERLAAVERGRIVRVCPPMEFFSSQTLSGKLQLVGEVLKIEEDFPVCVVTLLVGSSIVRTVTAAEEASRLTIGEHAIISTKAFNPILLPIHEPKETP, from the coding sequence ATGATATTGATCAATATTACCAAACACCTCAATACCGCCGAGGGACCGATGGAGGCGGTTTTCAACCTCTCGATCGGCAGTGGGGAGTTCCTGACCCTCTTCGGCCCCTCGGGTGCCGGAAAAACAACCCTGATGCGCTGCATCGCGGGACTCGAAACTCCCGATACCGGCCGGATCGAAGTAGCGGGCGAAACGTGGTTCGATTCGGACCGGAAGATCAATCTCCCGCCGCAGAAACGGAGCGTGGGATTCGTCTTCCAAGACTACGCCCTCTTCCCCACCATGAGCGTACGGGAAAACCTCCTCTTTGCCGCCGAAACCGCCGAGCAGAAAAAAGGGGTGGACGAGCTCATAACGCTGGTCGAACTTGAAAACCTCGCCGCACGCCGTCCCGACACCCTCTCAGGAGGACAGAAACAGCGCGTTGCCCTCGCCCGCGCCCTCGTACGCCGTCCGAAAATCCTGCTGCTGGACGAACCTCTCTCCGCGCTCGATCCCGCCATGCGTGCCAAACTCCAAAACGAACTCTCCCTGATCCACGAACGGATGGGAGTCAGTACACTGCTGGTGAGCCACGACATCGCCGAGACGGTCAGACTCTCCGAGCGTCTCGCCGCCGTAGAGAGGGGCCGTATCGTCCGGGTGTGTCCGCCGATGGAGTTTTTCAGCTCCCAAACCCTCAGCGGCAAACTCCAGCTGGTCGGAGAAGTGCTCAAAATCGAGGAGGATTTCCCCGTCTGCGTCGTGACGCTGCTGGTAGGTTCTTCTATCGTTCGCACCGTTACGGCGGCGGAAGAAGCCTCACGCCTCACGATCGGGGAACACGCTATAATTTCGACCAAAGCGTTCAATCCGATTCTGCTTCCCATCCATGAGCCTAAGGAAACCCCATGA
- a CDS encoding peptidylprolyl isomerase, whose protein sequence is MTITKNTIVTLDCRLSETSGNLLEDSQELIYLHGGYGQIFKPLEEALEGKKVGDTFRVEIPAAEAFGEFDANLVLTESLDELPEEIKVGMEIDGYIEENPDDTVLYVVTAIADGHATLDANHPLAGKNLVFEGRVEEIVEVSEEAVQEILEHAHDEDHH, encoded by the coding sequence ATGACCATCACGAAAAACACCATCGTCACCCTCGATTGCCGCCTCAGCGAAACCTCAGGCAACCTCCTCGAAGATAGCCAGGAACTCATCTATCTTCACGGCGGATACGGGCAGATTTTCAAACCTCTCGAAGAGGCGCTGGAGGGGAAAAAAGTCGGCGACACTTTCCGCGTCGAGATCCCCGCGGCCGAGGCGTTCGGCGAATTCGACGCCAATCTCGTCCTTACCGAATCGCTCGACGAGCTCCCCGAAGAGATCAAAGTGGGAATGGAGATTGATGGCTACATCGAAGAAAATCCCGACGACACGGTCCTCTACGTTGTCACTGCCATTGCCGACGGACATGCTACCCTTGATGCCAATCATCCTCTGGCGGGAAAAAATCTTGTATTCGAAGGACGTGTCGAAGAGATCGTCGAAGTGAGCGAAGAAGCCGTGCAGGAGATTCTCGAGCACGCCCACGACGAGGATCATCACTGA
- a CDS encoding FAD/NAD(P)-binding oxidoreductase, producing MSKLDQNGYVKIVSGMSRRDALKMMGLSPIAAGVLASSSAPVEAKASDAKGKIVIVGGGAGGIMAMARLRRALSEPDITIIAPNEVHLYQPGQVFMAAGEYTHEDIVGSNLDLIPDDVKWIKDEVARFEPDNNRVVTRGGESVTYDFLVVATGLVYHYEQIEGLSIDMIGKNGISSVYLNDLEKGTAEGGTITWKWFNDLKQAAQKGKPRVICTQPATPIKCGGAPQKILYLADDFLKREGLDADFVFALNGDKLFGVPEVNETLAKVVQPRYGNITNKFTHNLVAIDAEKKIATFETKKYTQGAYDEDLEEYEMIEEIVRVPMQYDFIHIVPPMSAPKAVVESPLAWQQGSAQGWLEVDRETLQHTRYPNVFGIGDVCGIPLGKTGGSARHHGPIMVANLIAQMEKKELTQKFDGYTVCPLKTQYGKIILAEFNYEGAAPSFPLAVGEERWIWWAFDLYMLKPMYWHLMMRGLM from the coding sequence ATGTCTAAACTTGATCAGAACGGATATGTAAAAATCGTTTCGGGTATGAGCCGCCGGGACGCGCTCAAGATGATGGGGCTTTCCCCGATTGCCGCGGGGGTCCTGGCATCGTCTTCGGCCCCGGTCGAAGCGAAGGCTTCCGACGCCAAAGGGAAAATCGTTATCGTCGGCGGGGGTGCGGGAGGAATCATGGCAATGGCCCGATTGCGCCGCGCGCTCAGCGAGCCTGATATTACGATCATTGCTCCCAACGAGGTCCATCTCTATCAGCCCGGCCAGGTATTCATGGCGGCAGGCGAGTATACCCATGAAGATATCGTCGGCTCCAATCTTGATCTGATCCCAGACGACGTCAAATGGATCAAAGACGAGGTGGCCCGGTTCGAACCTGACAACAATCGCGTCGTCACCCGCGGGGGCGAGAGCGTAACGTACGATTTTCTGGTCGTCGCGACGGGGCTCGTTTACCATTACGAGCAGATCGAAGGACTAAGTATCGACATGATCGGTAAAAACGGGATTTCGAGCGTCTATCTCAACGATCTGGAAAAAGGGACCGCCGAGGGCGGGACGATTACGTGGAAATGGTTCAACGACCTCAAACAAGCGGCCCAGAAAGGAAAACCGCGCGTTATCTGCACCCAGCCCGCGACGCCGATCAAGTGCGGAGGGGCACCGCAGAAAATCCTTTATCTCGCCGATGATTTCCTCAAGCGCGAGGGCCTTGACGCCGATTTCGTTTTCGCTCTTAACGGGGACAAGCTTTTCGGCGTTCCCGAAGTGAATGAGACGTTGGCCAAAGTGGTTCAGCCCCGTTACGGAAACATCACGAATAAGTTTACCCACAATCTCGTCGCTATCGACGCCGAGAAGAAAATTGCGACCTTCGAAACGAAAAAATATACGCAGGGAGCATACGATGAAGATCTCGAAGAGTACGAAATGATCGAAGAGATCGTCCGCGTTCCGATGCAATACGATTTTATCCACATCGTTCCGCCGATGAGCGCTCCCAAAGCGGTCGTCGAATCTCCGCTGGCCTGGCAGCAGGGGAGTGCGCAAGGGTGGCTGGAGGTGGATCGTGAAACGCTCCAGCACACGCGATATCCCAATGTCTTCGGTATCGGGGACGTTTGCGGCATTCCGCTGGGCAAAACCGGGGGAAGCGCCCGTCACCACGGCCCGATCATGGTGGCCAACCTGATTGCGCAGATGGAGAAAAAAGAGTTGACCCAGAAATTCGACGGCTATACCGTTTGCCCGCTCAAGACGCAGTACGGCAAGATCATCCTCGCCGAGTTCAACTACGAGGGGGCGGCTCCTTCGTTCCCTCTCGCGGTGGGCGAAGAGCGCTGGATCTGGTGGGCGTTCGACCTCTACATGCTCAAGCCGATGTACTGGCACCTGATGATGCGGGGATTGATGTAA
- a CDS encoding DUF3373 family protein, whose translation MKKRTFSLLAAMAVTGNLMADEAALQAQIQKLMERIEQLEKAQGLMQNETKTTLDQTRTTLQEIKEEQTAQSDMLSRVNAQSANDNIKWDIDFRSAVHSVGYAYTDHARNRTKISGNTYSSAYNSGADAGKSHTNPSLFTNRLWLGMGSKVNDDLFFYGQLAAYYNWGADTAAAEDKIWQESSRPNDVDIRLRQAYFVYKFGTDWDVPMSVSAGRRAASDGFLANHREGNAKPGSPLAHITNMEVDAAMVQFDLDRVFLPGSYLKVVYGRAHDPADRSVTTNPYIDTAAEDNQVDFLVLPMSVYDDGQHKLMAQYSAIFNSKGEKPSADGTTTEIKTASGTTHLAAVSYQLDGLSDENEFLEESTLFVSTAMSMTDPDQGYRMLGSAENKTGYSFWAGFVFPDQITEGGRFGLEYNYGSKYWTPMTWAEDSTIGSKIATRGNAYEGYWNIPIVGKNLTAQLRYTYLDHHYRANTTCYWDNPLVQNLDHAQEFRAFVRYKY comes from the coding sequence ATGAAAAAGAGAACTTTTTCTTTGCTTGCCGCGATGGCGGTTACTGGCAACCTGATGGCTGACGAAGCGGCTCTTCAGGCGCAGATCCAGAAGCTGATGGAACGGATCGAACAGCTCGAAAAAGCCCAGGGGCTTATGCAGAACGAGACGAAAACGACGCTGGATCAAACCCGCACGACGTTGCAGGAGATCAAGGAAGAGCAGACCGCCCAGAGCGATATGCTCTCCCGGGTCAATGCCCAGAGCGCGAACGACAACATCAAATGGGATATCGATTTTCGCTCGGCCGTCCATAGCGTAGGATACGCCTACACCGATCATGCGCGCAACCGGACGAAAATCAGCGGCAATACCTACAGCAGCGCCTACAACAGCGGCGCCGATGCGGGAAAATCGCACACCAACCCGTCGTTGTTCACCAACCGCCTGTGGCTTGGGATGGGATCAAAAGTCAACGACGACCTGTTTTTCTACGGCCAGCTGGCGGCGTATTACAACTGGGGTGCAGACACCGCCGCGGCTGAAGATAAAATCTGGCAGGAAAGTTCGCGTCCGAACGATGTCGACATTCGCCTGCGCCAGGCTTATTTCGTTTACAAATTCGGTACCGACTGGGATGTTCCGATGAGTGTCAGTGCCGGACGCCGTGCCGCGTCGGACGGTTTTCTGGCCAATCACCGCGAGGGTAACGCCAAGCCGGGATCGCCGCTGGCGCACATCACCAATATGGAAGTCGACGCAGCGATGGTACAGTTTGACCTGGACCGGGTGTTTTTGCCCGGATCGTACCTCAAAGTGGTTTACGGACGCGCGCACGACCCTGCGGACCGCAGCGTTACGACGAACCCCTACATCGATACCGCCGCCGAAGACAACCAGGTCGATTTTCTCGTGTTGCCGATGTCGGTTTACGATGACGGGCAGCATAAGCTGATGGCCCAATATTCGGCGATTTTCAACTCCAAAGGGGAAAAACCCTCCGCAGACGGAACGACGACGGAGATCAAAACCGCATCGGGCACGACCCATTTGGCGGCGGTTTCCTATCAACTCGACGGTCTGAGCGACGAGAACGAATTTTTAGAAGAGTCGACCCTTTTCGTGAGTACCGCGATGAGCATGACCGATCCCGATCAGGGGTACCGGATGCTCGGTTCGGCCGAAAACAAAACCGGATACAGCTTCTGGGCCGGGTTCGTGTTTCCCGACCAGATTACCGAAGGGGGACGTTTTGGCCTGGAGTACAACTACGGCAGCAAATACTGGACGCCGATGACGTGGGCCGAAGATTCGACGATCGGATCGAAAATCGCTACGCGCGGAAACGCGTACGAAGGGTACTGGAACATACCGATTGTCGGCAAAAACCTCACGGCTCAGCTGCGCTATACCTATCTCGACCATCACTACCGTGCCAATACGACGTGCTACTGGGACAACCCGTTGGTTCAGAACCTCGATCACGCGCAAGAATTCCGTGCATTCGTACGTTACAAATATTAA
- a CDS encoding cytochrome C yields the protein MKTWTTTAKAAVLGILVMTSAAHADAQKGIKLYQKNLKETCGMSGAVFAAKFKQAEWDKAYKAGKLSQKMTEACPKGKAFFEGDKYKKVEEHLYDFVHEYAKDSGNIPSC from the coding sequence ATGAAAACATGGACAACTACGGCAAAAGCAGCAGTGCTTGGAATCTTGGTAATGACTTCTGCGGCACACGCGGACGCACAAAAAGGGATCAAACTCTACCAAAAGAACCTCAAAGAGACATGCGGTATGAGCGGTGCGGTATTCGCCGCCAAATTCAAACAGGCAGAGTGGGACAAAGCCTACAAAGCGGGCAAACTGAGCCAGAAAATGACCGAAGCGTGCCCTAAAGGGAAGGCGTTCTTCGAAGGGGACAAATACAAAAAAGTCGAAGAGCACCTGTATGATTTTGTACATGAATACGCAAAAGACAGCGGTAACATCCCTTCTTGCTGA
- a CDS encoding NifB/NifX family molybdenum-iron cluster-binding protein, with protein MTIAIQLFHDILDANTSDLNENIRRFIIITEDTDNNSITLDATRKKDVARSLIASDIDVLITHRISLEAFILLKSYGIRVYQTAQEPVSIGSLIKKFQNGSLKEITPENYIELHKDQFNLSPLTQKETA; from the coding sequence ATGACTATCGCCATCCAACTGTTCCATGATATTCTCGACGCCAATACTTCCGATCTGAATGAAAACATCCGGCGCTTTATTATTATTACCGAAGATACCGACAATAATTCAATCACGCTCGACGCGACCCGGAAAAAAGACGTTGCCCGTTCTTTGATCGCTTCGGACATCGACGTGCTGATCACCCACCGCATTTCGCTCGAAGCGTTCATTTTGTTGAAAAGTTACGGGATTCGTGTCTACCAGACCGCCCAGGAGCCCGTTTCGATCGGTTCACTCATCAAAAAATTCCAAAACGGTTCGCTAAAAGAGATCACCCCCGAAAATTACATCGAACTGCATAAAGACCAGTTCAACCTCTCTCCCCTGACGCAAAAGGAGACCGCATGA
- a CDS encoding NAD(P)/FAD-dependent oxidoreductase, giving the protein MKHVTILGGGIAGVEAAIYYRKEGFDVELISDRSYVFIYPTAIWIPVRTASFDDVAFPLDKLAARHGFKLTVERVAAIRQSDKTVTFESGETRRIDHLVIAIGAAKTKHDGIEHTLSICGAPEQSLLLKDRIEALVAKGGGKIAFGFGGNPNDPSGVRGGPGFELFFNLHHHLEKLGIRDKFEMTFFAPMASPGARMGEKALKLMDMMFKRNRFGAQYGKKIKRFEEKAVVFEDDSRLESDLTMFIPAGDGMDLIKNSDLPQNGAGFIRIDNYCEIEGVKGWYAVGDAAALEGPEWKAKQGHIAEVMARNAAHNSAIDAGFKPGEKKTYQDHLNILCVMDMGNGAGFVYRDDKKALLIPMPIVGHWLKIFWGWYYKLSKMGYIPRIPGM; this is encoded by the coding sequence ATGAAGCACGTCACCATACTCGGCGGCGGGATAGCCGGGGTCGAAGCCGCGATCTATTACCGTAAAGAGGGGTTCGACGTCGAACTCATCAGCGACCGGAGCTACGTCTTCATCTATCCGACCGCGATCTGGATTCCGGTTCGCACCGCAAGTTTCGACGACGTCGCGTTCCCTTTGGACAAACTTGCCGCACGCCACGGTTTTAAACTCACCGTTGAACGCGTTGCCGCCATCCGCCAAAGCGATAAAACGGTTACGTTCGAATCGGGGGAAACTCGACGGATCGATCACCTCGTCATTGCGATCGGTGCAGCCAAAACCAAACACGACGGGATTGAGCACACCCTCTCGATCTGCGGTGCGCCCGAACAATCGCTGTTACTCAAGGATCGAATCGAAGCGCTCGTGGCCAAAGGGGGAGGAAAAATCGCCTTCGGTTTCGGCGGCAATCCGAACGATCCCAGCGGGGTGCGCGGGGGACCGGGGTTCGAACTGTTTTTCAACCTTCACCACCATCTCGAGAAACTCGGAATCCGCGACAAGTTCGAAATGACCTTCTTCGCACCGATGGCCTCGCCGGGAGCACGGATGGGAGAAAAAGCCCTCAAGCTGATGGACATGATGTTCAAGCGTAACCGTTTCGGTGCCCAATACGGCAAAAAAATCAAACGGTTCGAAGAAAAAGCGGTCGTATTCGAAGACGACAGCCGGCTCGAGAGCGACCTGACCATGTTCATCCCCGCAGGCGACGGGATGGATCTGATCAAAAACAGCGATCTTCCCCAAAACGGTGCCGGTTTCATCCGTATCGACAACTACTGCGAAATCGAGGGGGTCAAGGGATGGTACGCCGTCGGTGACGCCGCGGCGCTCGAAGGACCGGAGTGGAAAGCCAAACAAGGTCACATCGCCGAAGTCATGGCCCGTAACGCCGCACATAACAGCGCGATCGACGCCGGGTTCAAACCGGGAGAGAAAAAAACCTATCAGGACCATCTCAACATCCTCTGCGTCATGGATATGGGCAATGGGGCCGGATTCGTCTACCGCGATGACAAAAAAGCGCTTTTGATCCCGATGCCGATCGTCGGCCACTGGCTCAAAATCTTCTGGGGATGGTACTACAAACTCTCCAAAATGGGGTATATCCCCCGCATTCCGGGGATGTGA
- a CDS encoding DUF6858 family protein gives MTQTTFMEKYPIYTLEVSKNESLFSTVDEIIDNLKNQIAADPVAAYIADFDHYAHTDRLGGEINPAIKAAKMVVFCFGQKLPNPQMMAARPRSIGVADMGDNFVFSFLEAPMSAINVAMEQWIKQSLRLS, from the coding sequence ATGACACAAACTACTTTTATGGAAAAATACCCCATCTATACCCTCGAAGTTTCGAAAAACGAATCCCTCTTTTCTACCGTTGACGAGATCATCGACAATCTCAAAAACCAAATCGCCGCCGATCCCGTCGCCGCCTACATTGCCGATTTTGACCATTATGCCCATACCGACCGCCTGGGCGGAGAGATCAATCCAGCCATCAAAGCGGCCAAAATGGTCGTATTCTGCTTCGGCCAGAAACTTCCCAATCCCCAGATGATGGCCGCTCGCCCCCGATCGATCGGCGTAGCCGACATGGGAGACAATTTTGTTTTCTCCTTCCTCGAAGCTCCCATGAGCGCCATCAATGTCGCCATGGAACAATGGATAAAACAGTCACTGCGCCTTTCATAG
- a CDS encoding TonB-dependent receptor, protein MNKTLLSIFAAGALLADELSSEHLMIEAITVSASPIHEHDAFDVPAQIDALERDDIIAKSTSSLGAILEDIPGVNNLSTGSQAGKPVIRGMNGERVKILSNGNATDFQTYGIRHISNTEPFLAERIEVIRGAQGVLYGSDALGGVVNLLSPELLYAKEGESEVRGDVLGEYHTNNDERFGGVKIQAASGKLGVNAGFTKRKAGNLHTPTSDTWALGSPTTPGTLPRFAGELPYTDFETTSVLAAIGYTDDWGNVSLQHTYWQSYQNYLGHGSAPSYNAVASAGQDLSNNETQLRGEFLAGEWIVKPTVSRTLNRRKAATNVPYESMNASNIDLDIEVDRLDAKLALVHPQIGIFDGEIGIEGYDKEQNVRAGHLVPDADETGQSIYLFEEADLERWVLQWGLRYDTRDIEAKETAEGNRRFSAMGGSIGATYKIDPRWNVAVNISRGFRAPSIFELYADGVHGGVQAYQTGNPDLGEETTLGGDLSLRYKDETTKASFTLYRTYIDDYIYLANTGYYRNTAGVRFTSAGTGRMAEMTNRQTDARMQGIEFAFETRPCDALRFDGAFEIIEGKDTANDRDLTMMPANNMRLGLHYNLGTFGNVKNNTASVHLKAVDDQQAAGAHEPFAQYNTMPFGSADTAGYVLWGIGYESDVSMMDRTARLGIRVDNLFDTEYRDFLDTYKGYALGTGRNVSFSLRIPF, encoded by the coding sequence ATGAACAAAACACTACTATCCATTTTTGCCGCCGGCGCACTGCTGGCCGATGAACTTTCATCCGAACATCTGATGATCGAAGCGATCACCGTATCGGCATCGCCCATCCACGAACACGACGCGTTCGACGTCCCCGCCCAAATCGATGCGCTCGAGCGTGACGATATCATTGCGAAATCGACCTCATCGCTGGGTGCGATACTCGAAGACATTCCCGGCGTCAACAACCTCTCAACCGGTTCTCAGGCGGGTAAACCGGTGATCCGTGGAATGAACGGCGAACGGGTAAAAATACTCTCAAACGGCAACGCGACCGATTTCCAGACCTACGGAATCCGTCATATTTCCAACACCGAGCCTTTCCTAGCCGAACGGATCGAAGTGATCCGTGGAGCGCAGGGGGTACTCTACGGTTCCGATGCCCTCGGAGGGGTCGTTAACCTCCTCTCCCCCGAACTTCTCTACGCCAAAGAGGGGGAGAGCGAAGTCCGAGGCGATGTGCTCGGAGAATACCACACCAATAACGACGAACGCTTCGGCGGCGTCAAAATCCAGGCCGCGTCGGGCAAACTGGGGGTAAATGCGGGATTTACGAAACGAAAAGCCGGAAACCTCCACACTCCGACTTCCGACACATGGGCGCTCGGAAGCCCGACAACCCCCGGAACCCTTCCCCGTTTTGCCGGAGAGCTCCCCTATACCGATTTCGAAACGACCTCGGTCCTCGCGGCGATCGGCTACACGGACGACTGGGGCAACGTCTCCTTGCAGCACACCTACTGGCAAAGCTACCAGAACTACCTGGGACACGGTTCCGCACCGTCGTATAATGCCGTAGCTTCCGCGGGGCAGGATCTCTCCAACAACGAAACGCAGTTGAGAGGAGAGTTTTTGGCGGGAGAATGGATCGTCAAACCTACCGTTTCCCGCACCCTCAACCGCCGAAAGGCAGCAACCAACGTTCCCTATGAATCGATGAACGCTTCAAATATCGATCTGGACATCGAAGTAGACCGGCTCGACGCGAAACTCGCTCTGGTCCATCCCCAAATCGGTATATTCGACGGTGAGATCGGTATCGAGGGTTACGACAAAGAACAAAACGTACGGGCGGGGCATCTCGTTCCCGATGCGGATGAAACGGGGCAGTCGATCTACCTGTTCGAGGAAGCCGATCTGGAACGATGGGTCTTACAGTGGGGCTTGCGCTACGACACCCGCGACATCGAAGCAAAAGAAACGGCTGAGGGGAACCGCCGCTTTTCGGCGATGGGCGGTTCCATCGGAGCCACCTACAAAATCGATCCTCGCTGGAACGTCGCCGTGAATATCTCACGCGGGTTCCGGGCGCCGAGCATTTTCGAACTCTACGCCGACGGCGTACACGGCGGAGTGCAGGCATACCAGACCGGGAATCCGGATCTGGGCGAAGAGACGACGCTGGGGGGCGACCTCTCGCTGCGCTATAAAGATGAAACGACCAAAGCCTCGTTCACCCTTTATCGTACCTACATCGACGATTACATCTACCTGGCCAATACGGGATACTACCGCAACACCGCAGGGGTACGCTTTACCTCTGCCGGCACCGGACGAATGGCCGAAATGACGAATCGTCAAACCGATGCCCGCATGCAGGGAATCGAATTCGCGTTCGAAACCCGCCCGTGCGATGCCCTCCGGTTCGACGGGGCTTTCGAGATCATCGAAGGCAAAGACACCGCCAACGACCGCGATTTGACCATGATGCCCGCCAACAATATGCGCCTTGGGCTCCATTACAACCTCGGAACTTTCGGAAACGTCAAAAACAATACCGCCTCGGTACACCTCAAAGCCGTCGACGATCAACAAGCCGCCGGAGCGCATGAACCTTTCGCGCAGTACAATACGATGCCTTTCGGTTCCGCCGATACGGCCGGTTACGTTTTATGGGGGATCGGATACGAGAGTGACGTTTCGATGATGGATCGCACGGCACGGCTGGGGATCAGAGTGGACAACCTCTTTGATACGGAATACCGCGATTTTCTCGATACCTACAAAGGGTATGCGCTGGGGACGGGAAGAAACGTCTCATTTTCCCTTCGAATCCCGTTTTGA
- a CDS encoding DUF134 domain-containing protein — MSKQRNYSVKPTCLSFGPLTCKPKEMLPLSADEFEAMVLADFKGLYHEECAAALGVSRPTFAKLVKRARKKMAEMVMYGKGISLTEEKKSFTVVFPTNTRSEVHPYFLTAKQFAFAKVDNGSIVSIVYKENPIYRELTDKGVEIVDDSTAAGLAAGRIIPPLLKGADLLVVRSIGEGIRRNIEGSGINVEMTDTVDIDTVVGKMI; from the coding sequence ATGAGCAAACAACGCAATTATTCCGTCAAACCGACCTGTCTGTCGTTCGGCCCTTTGACCTGTAAGCCCAAAGAGATGCTCCCGCTGTCGGCGGACGAGTTCGAAGCGATGGTGCTGGCCGATTTCAAGGGGCTGTACCATGAGGAGTGCGCGGCGGCGCTGGGGGTATCGCGTCCCACTTTTGCGAAGCTGGTCAAGCGGGCACGCAAAAAAATGGCCGAGATGGTGATGTACGGCAAGGGAATATCGCTCACGGAAGAGAAAAAAAGTTTCACCGTCGTTTTCCCCACGAATACCCGTTCCGAAGTCCATCCTTATTTTCTCACGGCGAAGCAGTTTGCTTTTGCCAAGGTGGACAACGGCTCCATCGTTTCGATCGTTTATAAAGAAAATCCGATCTATCGGGAGCTTACGGACAAAGGGGTCGAAATCGTTGACGATTCGACCGCAGCCGGGTTGGCGGCCGGGCGGATCATCCCTCCGCTGCTCAAAGGAGCCGATCTGCTGGTCGTGCGCAGTATCGGCGAGGGAATACGCCGCAACATCGAAGGGAGCGGCATCAACGTCGAAATGACCGATACCGTCGATATCGATACGGTTGTGGGCAAGATGATCTGA
- a CDS encoding NifB/NifX family molybdenum-iron cluster-binding protein, giving the protein MIAIPVKTETPQSAVAPLFGKAKWFALIDKTGEITFWHNTLQSGREVVNHFKKSGVTRVVFQDMGGNPYLMLSSAGIECYHAGHGRILLPEALEFMKNGALIRVTSDNMAEYVERPHRHRKEEHLHLQHCGEHHHHGHHRHGY; this is encoded by the coding sequence ATGATCGCTATACCCGTCAAAACCGAAACCCCTCAAAGCGCCGTCGCGCCCTTGTTCGGCAAAGCCAAATGGTTTGCCCTGATCGATAAAACCGGAGAGATCACTTTCTGGCACAACACCCTTCAAAGCGGCCGTGAAGTGGTCAACCATTTCAAAAAAAGCGGTGTCACCCGCGTCGTATTCCAGGATATGGGTGGAAATCCCTACCTGATGCTCAGTTCCGCCGGGATTGAATGCTACCATGCCGGGCATGGACGCATCCTCCTCCCCGAAGCGCTCGAATTTATGAAAAACGGCGCCCTTATCCGGGTAACCTCGGACAACATGGCCGAATACGTCGAACGCCCGCACCGCCACCGTAAAGAAGAGCACCTTCATCTTCAGCACTGCGGGGAACACCATCACCACGGACACCACCGGCATGGCTACTGA
- a CDS encoding DUF4492 domain-containing protein: MATEASLLRRIADLYIEGFRAMKVGRQLWLLIALKLLILFGVMKILFFPDILNTRFDTDAQRSAHVLENLTKE, from the coding sequence ATGGCTACTGAAGCATCGCTGCTTCGCCGGATCGCCGACCTGTATATCGAAGGCTTCCGCGCCATGAAAGTGGGGCGGCAGCTTTGGCTTCTGATCGCGCTTAAACTCTTGATCCTGTTCGGGGTGATGAAAATTCTTTTTTTTCCCGATATCCTCAACACACGGTTCGATACCGATGCGCAGCGCAGCGCTCATGTGCTGGAAAATTTAACCAAGGAGTGA
- a CDS encoding NifB/NifX family molybdenum-iron cluster-binding protein, which produces MSKKIVFPTNEHHGLLSKRDAHFGRANFYTVVEVADNGHIEDVLVVKNEGHADSGCGGAVENICTLGADVLIVSGIGGSPLEGFVSRGLAVYHDNRSFNVHQSLQAFLENRLSLMQPQMSCSHH; this is translated from the coding sequence ATGTCAAAAAAAATCGTTTTTCCGACCAATGAACACCACGGCCTCCTCTCGAAACGGGATGCCCATTTCGGACGGGCCAATTTCTACACCGTCGTCGAAGTAGCCGATAACGGCCATATCGAAGACGTCCTCGTCGTCAAAAACGAAGGGCACGCAGATAGTGGCTGCGGCGGCGCGGTCGAAAACATCTGCACCCTGGGAGCGGACGTGTTGATCGTTTCGGGAATCGGCGGTTCTCCGCTGGAAGGTTTCGTTAGCCGGGGATTGGCGGTTTACCACGACAACCGATCCTTCAACGTCCATCAGTCCCTTCAGGCCTTTCTGGAGAACAGGCTGAGCCTCATGCAGCCGCAGATGAGCTGTTCACACCACTAA